Proteins found in one Homalodisca vitripennis isolate AUS2020 chromosome 4, UT_GWSS_2.1, whole genome shotgun sequence genomic segment:
- the LOC124361307 gene encoding venom acid phosphatase Acph-1-like, whose protein sequence is MRAPCPLYNEEQRRSDKVLAASYDDKDLYKYLSEHSGQNVSTLLDVETLFNTLEIEKESGKDLPSWTISVFPEKMKDIAALVLASFTNTPLMKRLRGGPLVKEIKTNMESYVSGASKRKLSLYSAHDTTLVNFRRALGFQ, encoded by the exons ATGAGAGCTCCATGTCCCCTTTACAATGAAGAACAAAGAAGGTCAGACAAAGTTTTGGCAGCATCTTATGATGACAAAGATCTTTACAAGTATTTAAGTGAACACTCAGGACAAAATGTCTCAACTCTACTTGATGTTGAGACACTTTTCAATACATTAGAAATAGAG aaaGAGAGTGGCAAGGACCTGCCCAGTTGGACTATATCAGTGTTCCCAGAAAAGATGAAAGACATAGCAGCTCTGGTCCTTGCCAGCTTTACCAATACACCACTTATGAAAAGACTTAGAGGag GCCCGTtggttaaagaaataaaaactaacatgGAATCATATGTGAGTGGAGCAAGTAAACGTAAGCTGTCTCTTTACTCAGCTCATGACACAACCCTGGTGAATTTTAGACGTGCCCTTGGTTTTCAATGA